A window of Lytechinus variegatus isolate NC3 chromosome 15, Lvar_3.0, whole genome shotgun sequence contains these coding sequences:
- the LOC121429082 gene encoding uncharacterized protein LOC121429082, with protein MATQHRETYPSDRDNAENKISINLQGLRLEIYSTRQTKFSCSIDENEVEIVLKIKEEKEVLNVGVQPQDERNTGAGLDTAPETSGFDTQDDDIMSEIGPLRSDEGRQGSIELPEE; from the exons ATGGCAACTCAGCATCGTGAAACATACCCCAGTGACAGAGACAACGCTGAAAATAAG atATCAATCAATCTCCAAGGTTTACGTCTTGAAATTTATTCAACTCGCCAGACCAAATTCTCCTGCTCCattgatgaaaatgaagtaGAAATCGTGTTGAAAATCAAG gaagaaaaggaggtCTTGAACGTGGGTGTACAGCCTCAGGACGAAAGAAACACCGGAGCGGGACTAGACACTGCTCCCGAAACTTCGGGGTTTGACACACAGGATGACGATATAATGTCTGAAATT GGACCTCTGCGATCCGATGAAGGGAGACAAGGTTCTATTGAATTACCAGAGGAGTGA